The following coding sequences are from one Candidatus Nitrohelix vancouverensis window:
- a CDS encoding c-type cytochrome — MIQRIASIFLFSVTACLLAQSVVCASELPSSKDMPESIQFNGKTIPLNKTVNPLPADPENLEKGATVYFQHCLLCHGDLLDGQGVFADRFFPPPVSFIHENSPITQPDSYLFWRIAKGGMGLPEKFKPWSSVMPAWENQLSEEEIWNVIHFIRNRVMDRLDTPSAPQEVSLEQGKALYAKHCVFCHGSEGDGDGISADVSSPKPQKLTKGHIKLRSTAFGKIPTDEDLFDAITRGMNHTTMPPWSHLSVNDRKSLVLFVKTLSSKFEKFVKKNKTHEIIDIPQPAPFTLASVERGKDLFIKNCSACHGIKGRGDGASTYKIVDLETNALWPRNLSQSWTFRRGSSRTDIFKTIRTGLSGTAMPRFSDRIFNDEQIWDIVNYVETLSPAIRPETNLTLKVQRIKGSVPLDPEDELWKKTESYFFPVGGQIMVSEKAYYPFTESVSVKALHNGEDIAFYLQWDDPHHDPILASYGSVQESPPPPLPPELQVNEPVQQKKEFMAQEFPDAIAIQFPSRLPEKGPWPYFLNGDAERSVNLWKWTSHPLKATEFNAKGLSQWSQQAESSQALESKARFAYGRYHLVVKRKMMTGDLDTDIQFLTGKTIPIAFNVWNGSAGETGSRKAVSSWGTMLLK, encoded by the coding sequence ATGATACAGCGCATTGCTAGTATTTTTTTATTCTCGGTTACGGCATGTTTGCTTGCGCAGAGCGTTGTATGCGCAAGCGAACTCCCTTCCTCCAAGGACATGCCGGAATCGATCCAGTTCAATGGAAAAACCATCCCACTGAACAAAACTGTCAACCCTCTGCCTGCAGACCCTGAAAACCTGGAAAAAGGGGCGACCGTTTATTTCCAGCATTGCCTGTTATGCCACGGCGATTTACTCGATGGGCAGGGGGTTTTTGCCGACCGTTTTTTTCCGCCTCCGGTGAGTTTCATCCATGAAAACTCCCCCATAACACAGCCAGATTCCTATTTGTTCTGGAGGATCGCAAAAGGCGGGATGGGTCTCCCTGAAAAATTCAAGCCCTGGTCTTCCGTCATGCCCGCCTGGGAGAACCAGCTGTCTGAAGAAGAAATATGGAACGTCATTCATTTCATTCGCAACAGGGTGATGGATCGACTCGATACACCGTCCGCCCCTCAAGAAGTTTCCCTTGAACAAGGCAAGGCGCTTTACGCCAAACACTGCGTTTTCTGTCATGGCTCTGAAGGCGACGGCGATGGCATTTCTGCCGACGTATCCAGCCCCAAGCCTCAAAAACTCACCAAAGGCCATATCAAGCTGAGGAGCACCGCTTTTGGCAAAATCCCCACGGATGAAGATTTGTTCGATGCCATCACTCGAGGCATGAACCACACCACCATGCCGCCATGGTCGCACCTGTCCGTGAATGATCGAAAAAGTCTGGTTCTCTTTGTAAAGACTCTGAGCTCCAAATTTGAAAAGTTCGTTAAAAAGAACAAGACGCATGAAATTATAGACATCCCCCAACCCGCCCCGTTCACACTCGCAAGCGTCGAGCGAGGCAAGGATTTGTTCATCAAAAACTGTTCCGCCTGTCACGGAATCAAAGGTCGAGGCGACGGCGCCTCCACCTATAAAATCGTCGATCTTGAGACCAACGCATTATGGCCAAGAAATTTGAGCCAGTCCTGGACCTTTCGCCGCGGATCATCGCGCACGGATATTTTTAAAACCATCCGCACCGGACTGTCGGGAACCGCCATGCCGCGATTCTCAGATCGCATTTTCAATGACGAACAAATCTGGGATATTGTCAATTACGTCGAGACCCTGTCCCCCGCCATTCGACCTGAAACCAATCTCACGCTCAAAGTCCAACGCATCAAAGGGAGCGTCCCTCTTGATCCTGAAGACGAACTCTGGAAGAAAACGGAATCCTATTTTTTCCCGGTGGGAGGTCAGATCATGGTTTCTGAAAAAGCCTATTACCCATTCACTGAATCCGTTTCAGTGAAAGCCCTGCACAATGGAGAGGATATCGCATTCTATCTGCAATGGGACGACCCGCACCACGACCCCATCCTCGCCAGCTATGGAAGCGTTCAGGAATCTCCACCGCCTCCCCTGCCGCCGGAACTGCAAGTCAACGAACCGGTACAACAGAAAAAAGAATTCATGGCTCAGGAATTTCCCGATGCGATTGCGATCCAGTTTCCCTCCCGGTTGCCTGAAAAGGGACCCTGGCCTTATTTTCTCAACGGCGATGCAGAGCGATCTGTCAATCTGTGGAAATGGACAAGCCATCCTTTAAAAGCGACCGAATTTAACGCGAAAGGATTGTCGCAATGGAGCCAGCAGGCAGAATCCAGTCAGGCGCTCGAGTCAAAAGCTAGGTTCGCGTACGGTCGATACCACCTCGTCGTCAAACGAAAAATGATGACTGGAGATCTAGATACCGATATTCAATTCTTAACGGGGAAAACCATTCCCATCGCGTTCAACGTTTGGAATGGATCGGCGGGAGAAACGGGAAGCCGCAAGGCGGTATCTTCCTGGGGAACGATGTTGCTCAAATAA
- a CDS encoding c-type cytochrome, producing the protein MSLKTFARILIVAFLFAPQSIWAKSQDEWLAQGKTVYKAYCSHCHGVSGAGDGYNSEFLDKDPAELSDTVFLAKRSNDRLYRAIKHGGLDVKKSFLMPSFGKTLSDEEIWSLVIWIRHNAADDSHPVEAPAHADSKRPVGIAVEPADIEFFLRWFEAQGKKMEWRQLGEKLFWSKKSCLACHKIGEEGGQVGPDLSRASLNYRPEWMYAWIKNPQKFQPHTKMPNVGLDDKQAWAIVSYLSNLDIEVEGISDEWSSFLSLEGDAERGKKLFFDAEGKANCSKCHAVKGVGGSVGPDLSYTGSSRTPLFLLESILDPKAVITAGYYSLMVLTKDRKFITGIRKNEDASGIELVDKDGNLVYISRDQIKKFKKQKISMMPGNFKDILSPQEIADCLAFLKTLTAKNVTFTR; encoded by the coding sequence ATGTCGCTAAAGACTTTTGCGCGCATTCTGATCGTGGCGTTTCTTTTTGCTCCTCAAAGCATTTGGGCAAAATCCCAGGATGAATGGTTGGCGCAGGGAAAGACAGTTTATAAAGCGTATTGTTCTCATTGTCATGGCGTCTCTGGCGCCGGCGATGGCTATAATTCCGAGTTTCTGGATAAAGACCCCGCAGAGTTATCCGATACCGTATTCCTTGCAAAGCGAAGTAACGATCGGCTTTATCGAGCTATCAAGCATGGCGGTCTGGATGTTAAAAAATCTTTCCTCATGCCGTCTTTTGGCAAAACCCTGTCCGATGAGGAAATCTGGTCGCTGGTCATTTGGATTCGCCACAATGCGGCGGACGATTCGCACCCGGTGGAGGCTCCTGCCCATGCAGATTCTAAACGTCCGGTCGGAATTGCAGTCGAACCTGCGGATATCGAATTTTTCCTACGCTGGTTTGAGGCTCAGGGTAAAAAGATGGAATGGCGTCAATTGGGAGAGAAACTTTTCTGGAGTAAAAAAAGTTGCCTCGCTTGTCACAAGATTGGCGAAGAGGGGGGGCAGGTGGGACCGGACCTTTCTCGAGCGTCATTGAATTACCGGCCTGAATGGATGTATGCCTGGATTAAGAATCCACAAAAGTTCCAGCCGCACACCAAGATGCCAAATGTGGGACTGGATGACAAGCAGGCTTGGGCTATTGTGAGTTATCTCAGCAATCTGGATATTGAGGTTGAAGGGATTTCCGATGAATGGAGTTCTTTTCTGAGCCTGGAAGGGGATGCGGAACGAGGCAAAAAACTGTTTTTTGACGCGGAAGGCAAGGCCAATTGCTCGAAATGCCATGCGGTGAAGGGAGTCGGTGGGAGTGTGGGACCGGATTTGAGCTATACCGGGTCCAGTCGAACTCCGCTGTTCCTGCTGGAATCGATTCTCGATCCCAAGGCAGTCATCACGGCAGGCTATTATTCCCTGATGGTGCTGACCAAGGACCGGAAGTTCATCACCGGTATTCGAAAAAATGAGGATGCTTCGGGAATTGAACTGGTAGATAAAGATGGAAACTTGGTCTACATAAGCCGCGATCAGATTAAAAAATTCAAGAAACAGAAAATATCAATGATGCCGGGGAATTTTAAAGATATTTTATCGCCTCAGGAAATTGCCGATTGCCTGGCTTTCCTCAAAACCCTCACAGCAAAAAACGTTACTTTCACTCGCTAG
- a CDS encoding PilZ domain-containing protein yields MEGREFTRVPIHVEVQLECEAGSIKSTQTKDLSMKGVLVESDQQWPLHQECDVSLVLHGAEPIYVKFRGRVERILDSGMAIEFFEMGLESYEHLQQLLRYNAQNSDQIDKEINQHVGLKKKD; encoded by the coding sequence ATGGAAGGTCGAGAGTTCACCCGCGTTCCGATCCATGTTGAAGTTCAACTCGAATGCGAGGCCGGATCGATCAAGTCGACGCAGACTAAAGACTTGAGTATGAAAGGCGTTCTGGTTGAAAGCGATCAGCAATGGCCCTTGCATCAGGAGTGCGATGTTTCTTTGGTTTTGCACGGGGCTGAACCTATTTATGTGAAGTTTCGAGGAAGGGTAGAGCGAATTCTTGATTCGGGCATGGCGATAGAGTTTTTTGAGATGGGTTTGGAAAGCTATGAGCATTTACAGCAATTGTTGCGCTATAACGCTCAAAACAGCGATCAGATTGACAAGGAAATCAACCAACATGTGGGGTTAAAGAAAAAGGATTGA
- the dnaK gene encoding molecular chaperone DnaK, with translation MGKIVGIDLGTTNSVVAVMEGNEPKVILNEEGSRTTPSVVAFTKDGEILVGQVAKRQAIANPENTIFSVKRFMGRSLSEVSEEQKMVPYKVVQGGKGEVKIDVGGKQYSPPEISAMILQKLKKSAEAYLGESVTEAVITVPAYFNDAQRQATKDAGKIAGLEVKRIINEPTASALAYGLDKKKDHTIAVYDFGGGTFDISILEVGDNVVEVKATNGDTHLGGDNLDQKVIAWLTDEFKKDQGIDLSKDNMALQRLKEAAEKAKIELSTTNETDINLPFITADASGPKHLNVKLSRAKFESMISDLIEKSITPCKQAMKDAGLTAEKIDEAVLVGGSTRVPLAQETVKKLFGKEPHRGVNPDEVVALGAAVQAGVLSGDVKDILLLDVTPLSLGIETLGGITTKLIERNTTIPTRKSETFSTAADNQPSVDINVLQGEREMAKDNRSLGKFLLDGIPPAPRGMPQIEVTFDIDANGIINVSAKDKGTNKEQKITITDSTGLSDADIENMVKDAEVNAEADKLRREKIDLKNQLDSTIYSTEKTIRDNKDKLPEDDVKEAEAAIEEARKHLEGEADVLKEQSEKLNEVAHKLAQAIYAQAQPGGDQGDAEGGSSEGSEQAKTDDDVVDAEFEDVSKEK, from the coding sequence ATGGGTAAAATAGTAGGCATTGACTTGGGTACAACCAATTCGGTTGTCGCCGTGATGGAGGGTAATGAACCCAAAGTCATCCTGAACGAGGAAGGTAGCCGCACCACCCCTTCCGTGGTTGCATTCACCAAGGATGGCGAAATTCTGGTCGGGCAAGTTGCAAAACGCCAGGCGATCGCCAATCCTGAAAACACCATTTTTTCCGTAAAACGATTCATGGGTCGCTCGCTTTCCGAAGTGTCTGAAGAACAGAAAATGGTTCCCTACAAAGTGGTTCAGGGCGGTAAAGGTGAGGTGAAAATCGATGTTGGCGGAAAACAGTATTCGCCGCCGGAGATTTCCGCAATGATTCTGCAAAAGCTGAAAAAATCCGCCGAAGCCTATTTGGGCGAATCTGTCACCGAAGCGGTTATCACCGTTCCGGCTTATTTCAACGACGCGCAACGTCAGGCGACCAAAGATGCAGGCAAAATTGCCGGTCTGGAAGTCAAACGAATCATCAACGAGCCGACCGCATCGGCTTTGGCTTACGGTCTCGATAAAAAGAAAGACCACACCATCGCGGTTTACGATTTCGGCGGCGGAACCTTCGATATCTCCATTCTCGAAGTCGGCGACAATGTCGTTGAAGTTAAAGCCACCAACGGCGACACGCATCTGGGCGGCGACAATCTCGACCAGAAAGTCATCGCATGGCTGACCGACGAATTCAAAAAAGACCAGGGCATCGACCTGTCGAAAGACAACATGGCTCTGCAACGTTTGAAAGAAGCGGCGGAAAAAGCAAAAATCGAGTTGTCCACCACGAATGAAACGGATATCAACCTGCCCTTCATCACGGCGGACGCCAGCGGCCCGAAACATCTCAACGTGAAACTCAGCCGCGCCAAATTCGAATCAATGATTTCCGATTTGATCGAAAAATCCATCACGCCCTGTAAACAGGCGATGAAAGACGCTGGCCTGACCGCTGAAAAAATCGACGAAGCTGTTCTGGTCGGCGGTTCCACTCGCGTTCCTCTGGCTCAGGAAACTGTTAAGAAATTATTCGGCAAAGAACCGCATCGCGGCGTGAACCCGGACGAAGTCGTTGCTCTCGGCGCGGCCGTTCAAGCGGGCGTTCTGTCTGGCGACGTGAAAGACATCCTGCTTCTGGACGTCACTCCCTTGTCTCTGGGCATCGAAACCCTGGGCGGCATCACCACCAAGTTGATTGAGCGCAACACCACCATCCCGACTCGAAAGAGCGAAACCTTTTCGACGGCGGCGGACAATCAACCCAGCGTGGACATCAACGTCCTTCAAGGCGAACGAGAAATGGCGAAAGACAACCGCTCGCTTGGTAAATTCCTTTTAGACGGAATTCCACCGGCGCCGCGCGGCATGCCGCAGATCGAAGTGACCTTTGACATCGACGCAAACGGCATCATCAACGTTTCCGCGAAAGACAAGGGAACCAACAAAGAGCAGAAAATCACCATCACCGATTCCACCGGACTCTCCGATGCGGATATCGAAAATATGGTGAAAGACGCAGAAGTGAACGCCGAAGCGGATAAATTACGTCGCGAAAAAATTGACCTTAAAAACCAACTGGACTCCACCATCTACAGCACGGAGAAAACCATTCGGGACAATAAGGACAAACTGCCTGAAGACGACGTGAAAGAAGCGGAAGCCGCTATCGAAGAAGCTAGAAAGCACCTCGAAGGCGAAGCGGACGTTCTCAAGGAGCAAAGCGAGAAACTGAACGAAGTCGCTCACAAACTCGCCCAAGCCATCTACGCCCAGGCGCAACCGGGCGGAGACCAGGGCGACGCGGAAGGCGGCTCCTCCGAAGGTTCCGAGCAAGCTAAAACGGACGACGATGTTGTCGACGCCGAGTTTGAAGACGTAAGCAAAGAAAAGTAA
- a CDS encoding nucleotide exchange factor GrpE codes for MKKKETSEEQNQEKPKITIIDRRSALLEDDADGEAATQASDLDERFPSFVEKLKHDAEEKDKKLKEYIAAYKEKNLENDEFRSRLQKDNESRLDQFKANLFSRLVPILDNLKRANGAATDKENFDALKSGIDMVVRQFTRELEDNQVTVISTQGRKFNPKTDEAFLTEPTEEADKHNDILEELESGYMFKDKLIKAARVKIAVAKD; via the coding sequence ATGAAAAAAAAAGAAACATCAGAAGAACAAAATCAGGAAAAACCCAAAATCACGATCATTGATCGACGCAGCGCTCTGCTCGAAGACGACGCAGATGGAGAAGCGGCGACTCAGGCTTCCGATCTCGACGAGCGTTTTCCTTCATTTGTCGAAAAGCTGAAACACGACGCCGAAGAAAAAGATAAAAAACTCAAAGAATACATCGCCGCCTATAAAGAAAAAAATCTGGAGAACGACGAATTCAGAAGTCGTCTTCAGAAAGATAACGAATCCCGACTTGACCAGTTCAAAGCCAACCTGTTTTCACGGCTCGTCCCCATTCTCGATAATCTTAAACGCGCCAACGGAGCCGCCACGGACAAGGAAAATTTTGACGCCTTGAAAAGCGGAATCGATATGGTAGTCCGTCAGTTCACGCGAGAGTTGGAAGACAATCAGGTGACCGTCATTTCCACACAGGGACGAAAATTCAATCCCAAAACAGACGAAGCCTTCCTGACCGAGCCCACGGAGGAAGCGGACAAGCATAACGACATTCTTGAAGAACTCGAGTCCGGGTACATGTTCAAGGACAAATTGATAAAAGCCGCGCGAGTAAAAATCGCCGTTGCAAAAGACTAA
- the dnaJ gene encoding molecular chaperone DnaJ, with protein MAKRDYYQVLGVSRNASESELKKAYRKLALQFHPDKNPGDHEAEDKFKEASEAYDVLKDPKKKQIYDQYGHEGLKGQGFSGFQGFDDIFSAFGDVFGDFFGGGRQQTGNDLRLDLTVTFLEAAFGCQKDVDINKHAECKPCNGSGAKPGTSPKVCHTCRGTGQVVRTQGFFQMASPCPHCHGHGQTISDPCKSCRGEGRVMVSKKVSVNIPAGVDEGSRLRLRGEGEQGPQGLPPGDLYVFIHAKPHEFFHRDGQDIYSRLNITFSQAALGAEIEVPTLDDKTKVISIPAGTQSGETHRIEGAGIPNVRGYGRGNQIIQLVVETPKKLNKRQKELLHELAELDGSPVKETLKGFFQRLMQ; from the coding sequence ATGGCGAAACGAGATTATTATCAAGTGCTCGGAGTATCACGCAACGCGAGTGAATCAGAGTTAAAAAAAGCCTATCGAAAACTGGCCCTGCAATTTCACCCGGACAAAAACCCCGGCGATCACGAGGCGGAAGATAAGTTCAAGGAAGCCTCGGAAGCCTACGATGTCCTGAAAGACCCCAAGAAAAAACAGATTTACGATCAATACGGCCATGAAGGATTGAAGGGCCAAGGCTTCAGCGGCTTTCAGGGATTCGACGATATTTTCTCAGCCTTTGGCGACGTGTTCGGAGATTTTTTCGGCGGCGGAAGACAACAGACCGGCAACGATCTTCGCCTCGACCTCACCGTAACCTTTCTGGAAGCGGCCTTCGGTTGTCAAAAAGACGTCGACATCAACAAACACGCCGAATGCAAACCTTGTAACGGAAGCGGCGCCAAACCCGGCACCTCTCCGAAAGTCTGCCACACCTGTCGCGGCACCGGTCAGGTGGTGCGCACCCAGGGATTTTTTCAAATGGCATCGCCCTGCCCGCATTGTCACGGACACGGTCAGACCATTTCCGATCCCTGCAAATCATGCCGAGGCGAAGGTCGCGTCATGGTCTCCAAAAAAGTTTCCGTCAATATTCCGGCTGGCGTCGACGAGGGGTCGCGCCTGCGTTTGCGCGGCGAGGGCGAACAAGGGCCGCAGGGTCTGCCGCCGGGAGACCTCTACGTCTTCATTCACGCCAAACCGCATGAATTTTTCCATCGCGATGGACAGGACATCTACAGCCGCCTCAACATCACTTTTTCCCAGGCCGCGCTTGGCGCCGAAATAGAAGTCCCCACGCTCGACGACAAAACCAAAGTCATCTCCATCCCAGCGGGAACCCAGTCGGGAGAAACTCATAGAATCGAAGGCGCGGGAATTCCCAATGTACGCGGCTACGGACGCGGCAATCAGATCATCCAGTTGGTCGTGGAGACTCCCAAAAAACTCAACAAGCGGCAAAAAGAGTTATTGCACGAACTGGCCGAACTCGACGGCAGTCCCGTCAAGGAAACGCTCAAGGGATTCTTTCAACGTCTCATGCAATGA
- a CDS encoding metal ABC transporter permease: MESLQTAMSFLAAPALACIALSTTFAWFGLHVLKREILFVDLSLAQLAALGATLALALGAEHDSLGSTLISLALVVFGSFLFAWLRMHSRQVSQEAVIGVIYVVAASLSVLLADGLPHGAEHLHSLLNGSVLWISWAVAGQIAVVAGLVLSLHWKFRDRIMSQTQKGQTSLEAPLAFSWWDVFFFSSLGIMVVLATPVAGVFLVFALLIIPAVCATLLTSGRQYMLGALLGAGACLFGLAMSYAMDLPAGGSIVCVLGLLFFASLTLSLSRR, from the coding sequence GTGGAATCGTTACAGACAGCGATGTCTTTTTTAGCGGCTCCGGCGCTGGCCTGCATCGCTCTATCGACGACCTTCGCCTGGTTCGGACTGCATGTCCTCAAGCGAGAGATTTTGTTTGTAGATCTTTCACTGGCTCAGTTGGCGGCGCTGGGGGCGACCCTGGCGCTGGCGCTGGGTGCGGAACACGATTCGCTTGGCTCCACCTTAATCTCTCTGGCTCTGGTCGTGTTCGGAAGTTTTTTGTTCGCCTGGCTTCGCATGCACTCTCGCCAGGTGTCTCAAGAGGCTGTGATCGGCGTGATCTATGTCGTGGCGGCGTCGTTGAGCGTATTGCTTGCTGATGGCCTGCCGCATGGAGCCGAACATTTGCACAGTCTGCTGAACGGTTCGGTGCTCTGGATATCCTGGGCTGTGGCGGGACAGATTGCCGTTGTCGCCGGGTTGGTTTTGTCTCTGCATTGGAAATTCAGAGACAGGATCATGAGTCAAACGCAAAAAGGGCAGACCTCTTTGGAAGCGCCGTTGGCATTTTCGTGGTGGGATGTTTTCTTTTTTTCCAGCCTGGGAATCATGGTGGTCCTTGCGACGCCTGTTGCGGGCGTGTTTCTGGTTTTCGCTTTGCTCATCATTCCGGCGGTGTGCGCGACTTTGCTGACGAGCGGGCGGCAATATATGTTAGGAGCTTTGCTGGGGGCGGGCGCTTGCCTGTTTGGACTGGCGATGTCTTATGCGATGGACCTGCCCGCGGGCGGGTCCATCGTATGCGTGCTGGGTTTGTTATTCTTCGCCAGTCTGACTCTGAGTTTGAGTCGTCGCTGA
- a CDS encoding zinc ABC transporter substrate-binding protein codes for MKQLAFLFMLLMGAAGAGEIPAVSAKTLEVTTTTPGLASIARSIGGDRVEVQSILKGYQDAHFLKAKPSYMLLVNRSNLLIYQGFELEASWLPLLIQGARNPRVLPGASGILNASLNIRPLETPLGEVDRSMGDVHPQGNPHYLLDPVNGLQVAESIKSKLAELAPEHAEDFESNLKNFQSRLKQKIEGWNLLMEPYRNRRVATYHKTFTYFLNRFGLEVVGSIERKPGVPPSAKHLASLADSMKRTQTNIIIQSNYYETRFAEKVASLTSARVLPLPVDVGGEEGIEEYMDLFDALVNKLVHAFEED; via the coding sequence ATGAAACAACTTGCGTTTCTATTCATGCTCCTCATGGGAGCGGCGGGCGCCGGAGAAATTCCGGCTGTCAGCGCAAAAACATTAGAGGTAACGACCACGACGCCAGGTCTGGCGTCTATCGCTCGCTCTATTGGCGGCGATCGGGTGGAGGTGCAGAGTATTCTTAAAGGCTATCAGGACGCGCATTTCTTGAAGGCGAAGCCCAGTTATATGCTTCTGGTGAATCGATCCAATCTTTTGATCTATCAGGGATTTGAACTGGAGGCTTCCTGGTTGCCGTTATTGATTCAGGGCGCGCGTAACCCTCGGGTGTTGCCCGGCGCTTCCGGTATATTGAATGCGTCCCTGAATATTCGACCTTTGGAAACTCCGCTTGGCGAGGTGGATCGTTCGATGGGAGATGTGCATCCACAGGGCAACCCGCATTACTTGCTTGATCCGGTGAACGGTCTCCAGGTTGCAGAGAGTATTAAGAGTAAACTTGCGGAACTGGCCCCGGAACATGCGGAAGATTTTGAAAGCAATCTGAAAAATTTTCAAAGTCGCTTGAAACAAAAGATCGAAGGCTGGAATCTACTGATGGAACCGTATCGGAATCGTCGCGTTGCGACCTATCACAAAACCTTCACTTATTTTTTGAACCGTTTCGGGCTGGAGGTGGTCGGGTCGATTGAGCGAAAGCCCGGCGTGCCGCCTTCGGCAAAACACCTTGCGAGTCTGGCGGACAGCATGAAACGGACTCAGACGAATATCATCATACAGTCCAATTATTATGAAACGCGGTTCGCTGAGAAAGTGGCGTCTCTGACAAGCGCTCGAGTTTTGCCTTTGCCGGTGGACGTTGGCGGTGAAGAGGGTATAGAGGAATATATGGACTTGTTCGATGCGTTGGTGAATAAGCTGGTTCATGCCTTTGAGGAGGATTAG